The window aacactgcactgtttacttattaaacattgtatagattataaaatctttcttattacttataaagccctgaatggtttgcacctcagtatttgaatgagctcttgttacattatagtcctccacgtctgctgcgttctcaaaactctggcaatttgataatacctagaatatcaacatcaactgcaggcggctgatccttttcctatttagcacctaaactctggaataacctacctaacattgttcgggaggcagacacactcttacagttcaaatctagattaaagacccacctctttaacctggtttacacataactcactaatacgcttctaatatccgaatccgttaaaggatttttaggctgcattaattaggtaaaccggaactgggaacacttctcATAACACCCACTTGCTACaatcgttagaagaatggcatctacgctaatattatcTTTCTTATTCTGagattgcattattgacacactgttttccaatcTGTGGCACCCATTCACAGAAGATCCAttactgagcaagtgatgtaatgctaataaACAAAGTCATCCACATCTTGGAAGACTGGAGGGTGAGtcaagtttatttaaaatgttcatttttgggtaaacttttCCTATCTTATTCTCTTAAGCAGTGGCAGAGTTTTTTCAAAAGTATTATACATTTGTCTTAAATGTCTTAATTCATGACATGACAAAAACATAATgtaatttatgaattaataattcatgattagtaaaaaaaatacattgtatcttTAAAGGGGTCGTCGGATGGAAAATTaacttttacatgtttttttaactgaaatatgtgttggcagtgtgtgtacaaaACCACCCTATAAATATACAAATCCAccaagtgtttctttttttttatcccaatAAATCAGTGCAGTGAAAGTTGTTCGCAGAGTGACGTAGTTctgcacaggcccctcccacgattgtTGATTGACACTGGCATTTTATCACAGCTCTGCCCTAAGTGAGCTGTCAAGTCCGCTATTGGTTCAACACTGGAGCAAGTGTTGACAAGAATGTCTACTAAGCATCCGAGTTGTTTTGTTGAATGTAATAGTGAACATAGCAGTTGTCATTTACTCCCAACGAATGAGCTGCAGGAGATGCAGAGGATAACTTTTGTTATACTCCAGAAGTATATGGTTTTTTTCACGATGAATGCAACTACAGTCTCATTAGAACGTTTAGAGAgggagcagagctcattagcatttaaagggacataCACCAAAATGGCTTGCTGTGTGCAGAGCTGTTTTTGAAAGggtaaaagggtgttgttttacacaaccatagagaaattttaaccaaagtatgttatagacttctCATTAAGACCCTTAGGTCACCGTGATTTTGCGTGGTAAGACATGATCCTGGATTAACATcctttgttgatcctggatcaacattattgtctaAAATATGGACTTTTAACCCaatccctaaccctaaacctaaccctacccataatttattcctaaaatcagagggaaatgataactgattaacaatagtttagaagaacctaaccctgattgtaagcctaaaacagataattactgaaaatgtatatctcaattctgactggttgtttggaatgttgttccagaatcaacaaggatgttgatccagtgACATGTTGtgcttggtgaaatcacactaaCCAAGAACcttaagaatcatatcaactaCACAACAAAAATGGGCATTCGATGACCTCTTTAAAAACAtccttttaaaaattaaatctaaggtccaaggaaaatatgtttatcatttatcatttattactGTTGATGGGCCATGGCTAGTTAGGACAGTGCCTATCGGCAGTCCTTTCATATCCACACTGGTCCACTCACCCTAAAGAACTCTTTGGTGGAGCCTGCATCCAATGTCCCATAAGCAATCTCAGTCTGTTTGGCCAGGTCTTCAGCACTCTCGATAGGTGACACCATCCTCTCCACAGTGAGAAAGGCAGCCAGGTTAGCCGTGTAGGAGGAGATGATGATGAGGGTGAAAAACCACCACACACCACCAACTATACGGCCAGACAAGGACCTACACACAGCAAATGCAGTCAGCCACACACAAACAATCAGACGCTCCACCAACATAACCAGCATCTTGTTACTATAAAAtcccaaagaaagaaagaaagaaagaaagaaagaaagataatcCTTTCACTTTGGAGAAAATGGGGAATATGCAGCCGAAACACGGTACCATTCCAAGAGGGCAGGAAACGGCGACCTTGTGCATCTTACTCTTCCCAACCGGGGTGAGTACATGTTCACAAAAGAAATGTCCAACCAAAGTTTAAACCACATCTTTGATTAAACATTTCTAATCCTGTGTTGGCTCTTTCTTCTTACCCATAATACATTGAAGCTGGGGACAAGGGAGTTATATAACACCTAGGTTTATTTGCAATGGAAATGGATGTGAAGCACGAGCTGCAGGAGCGTGAACATCCACAAACCACGGCATCGGTGGGAAAACTGTCGATGCACAAAGCCGAAAGCACACCCCACGCGCTAGCCAGCTAGCATTAGCACCCACTGCACGCACCAACCTTGGCGAAATATCGCATCCCTGCTGCATAAAAGCGCCCAGAGAAAACCACAGACTATTAAAGATTCCAAATTCGTTCGTAGATTCGCTAGGGCCCAGCTGCCCATCCTCAAACTCCTCAGTGTGCCACTCGTAAGGGCTGAAGCGGCTAACGAGGAAGAGCACAACGCTAACTCCGATGTAGGCAAATACAATGCACATCCAGATCTCATAGGCCAACGGGTCCAGGAAAGAGAAGACACCCGGCTTGGATTTCTGTGGTTTCTTGATCATAATTGATATGCCCAGACTCATGAAAGGTTTCGAGAAGTCGATCACCTCCTCTCTGACCAGAGTTATGGTAAGAGGAGCTACAGCAATGTCTGCTTTCTGTCAACAGTGAAAAGAGGAGGAATTAGTCGAATGACACACATAGGCCTAGAGAAAATATATGATGAGGAGCTGGTGTTCACTGTTTCTCAAGATTGCACTCTTATGTGAGTGAGTGTATGCTTTACTTCTCACCCCGTACACCAGTTCCCCAACCATGCCATTCCAGATCTTGGTCTCAGCATCTCGTGCGCCATACTTTCCATCTGCTACAATCCTCAGCTGATACTTAAAGCCACAATGCTTTGCAATCTCAGCTGCCAAGTCCACACAGTATCCCTCATAACGTTCATTATCAGTGAATAACTCTGCATTCTTTTTCAACATTACATACGGTGCCTCCTACAACAAAAAAGCAGGGTGGGAAATATGTTAACACATCTTTGAATGTAAGCAATTTCAGACACTCTTGATGTGGAATCTCGTGGAATACCTCTTACCAGGATTGTCGTCACAACAACTGTTTTATTCTCCATTCCCATGGTGTCGTTGGGGAAAAGGTCAGATTTTGTCACCACCATTTTGTCCACCTCATTCCAGTAACCAATCTGAGGAAAAGTACACACTCATGAAATTGAGCTTCACTTCTGTTCAGAATACAAAACACACAGTTGGAGTTGGGAATCATTCTTCTGGACATTTTGGTTCAGTCTATAATCTATGTTTTGCCTAAATGGGAATGGAACACTGTACTACACTATTCTTACAGTGTATCCTTCTCCACTATTCAGCAGTGGTGCTGTTATACGACTGAATCAACAGTggcaagtaaaaataaattatgtttgagCTTGGCTGTCTGCTTGTAGTCTGACTTGAATGTGAtgaaagagagagactgtgtgcAGTGAAATAAGACTGTCAACACACGTTTATACTGTGTTGCCCACACTGGCTGCGCAAACATCCTTCACAATCAATGTTCAATAATTACTTTTATGAACTGGTTCTTTGTAATGAATTACAATGAATAAAGAATAATTTTCAAACTCATGCCCATCATTAATAAAAGCCATTGTGtattcatttaacatttcagTCATTCCttttagcatatttttattaagggaaaacgccaccgtttttccatattccaatTCGACCTCTGCGCAGTAATttcatcactcctgaaaactccccctccctctctccctctccctctaacTTCCATCAATACAACCAACGTGAGGAGTTTTCAGGATTGATGATATTACTACGCCGAGGTCAAAGTGCTGCGATGTGCTCTTCCGCCATACATTATAGTCATCATTTTTATCCGCTTAGGAAATCACCacgttttattttgtgtcaccatacttacttGTGTAAATACTCAGGTAACCGTCTTTAAGTAAGGAAAACATTGAAGTGTTTGGTGGCCTCTAAATTTATCCTTGTTTGGATCCTAAgaaatgaatggtgctaagctaaacatCTGTGCGCTACAGCGATTAAGTGCACAAACTGAGACgggagaggtacgtatcaactcATCTAAGTTGAGgtaagaacatagtggaatatggaaaaattaTGGCGTTTTCTTTTAAGATTTCacaaagagtatagaagtaacAAGAGGCGAAACTCCATTGCAGTTTTGACAACAATCGCTAGATGGCGCTGCTTTCGCGCTGCCGCCATTTTGGACTGAACCAACGGCTTTAACGTTGGCAGAACTACCGTATACACTGCAGCATTAACAATTATGtctgtaaggcaaggcaaggcaagtttatttatatagcacattttgtacacaatggtaattcaagtgctttacataaaagaaagtaaaataatcatgaagaaaaataataacaaaaataaaacaagcaattttaaaacttttaaaatgattaaaacatttaaaaacagttagaaaatgattttacataaaaaaataaaattaaataaacagtgaaaatatagtgcaatcaattcggacattgcacagtgctcattcaataaatgcgacgctaaacagatgagttttgagtctagatttaaatgtgactatagtgttttaacacatctgatctcttctggaagctgattgcaactgcgggcagcatagtacaGGTGCTGTAACGTTAATGTAAGCTATCCCATGACCGCAGTAACAGTTTGCTAACGTTATGTATTTGGTCAAAATTGGGTCAAGACTCGAAATGGTCTTTAAGTTTGGATAGTGATTTTCATGTTTATGCGAAaaagggtgacagttaaagggttaatttagTGATAACAATGAATTAATAAAGCGGACTTACTGTATGGTTGGTcttgttttaaagaagacatttgCTAGGTTATTGTTGAagtgaaataaattatgaaagtgaaacagaaaaaaagttatataagtttgagtttattaaaatgtacaaattaaaaaatataattatttatattctctctctctctctctctctctctctctctctctatatatatatatatatatatatatattacaaaatatattttactctataactgcaagaaaatgaaagaaaaaaatctgaacaagTTGTGTTTCACATTTTAGAGACATGGGATGTCTGCTATAgagatattaaaaacaataaactacTATTTAATTCCCTCAACCGCTTTTGAAATGGGACCGGTATCATTCAATTCTATGACAGCTGTGTTGCGTTCAGTCCAAGATGGCGGAGCTGCAGCTCTGCGCATGGGTGCGTTTGTTGCTATGGAACGTTCTATTGAGTTTCGCCTCTTgttacttctatactctttggcTTTCACCTACCAATAAAAGTGTAGTACTTTCAGATCGGTTAAAAAGTTCAGGTTCAGGTTCGGATACTCGTCAGATGATAACATATACAATGCAGTTCAAATGTTCTGGGTTATTATGATttgtaaataaatcataaaaagaaataaaaagaaaaaaatattgctttAGATTTTAGTTATCGTATAATTAGAACCAATTTTAGGGCAAGGGTGTAAGAATATATTTTAGGTATTAAGTGGGATTGAAATCAGAATCTAGTAAAAATCTCTATTAAATTTTTTACAATTCTCATCCCCACCACAAGTTCTTGAAAAAGAAAAGATTTAGTTTAAGTCTGTGTTACCTTCACAGGGCCACTGTTTTTCAGCTCCATGACATTGACTGTGTAATTCACTCTTCTGCCGTACTGATCAAATTGAATATTTCCTGTCAATCCGTCCACACGCACCTGATCAAACACATGCACgaatgttaaatgttataaagttctcacacacagacagcagGCATTGATAATGTGCTGGCAGAGCAGACCTGTTTGAGAGCACGCTCTATCTCCACCCCCTGAGCCCACGGCACCGCAGGATTGGCCAGGCAGTCTCCGTTGTTGCCACGGCGACTGATATCAATCCTTTGTTTATGCAGAAAGCGGAATGCCTCGGTCATTACTTGCACAGCATCATATGTGAGAGCGGAAGTGTACTGCAACGGAAAGAAATATGAGGACCATAAAAATGTCTTTCTTGGTTTTATGATAGATATATCATCTATAACGAACAGATAAAATAACCATGTTCAAAATGCTGtcagttgcatttttatttgagCATGATTTAAATATTTGCACTCCGTCACCCTGATTCTGCTGTCTGCTCCAGGGTACTCCTTCTCCTCCAGTGCCTCCCAGCGCTGGTCAAATTTAGCAACAAGCGGGTCATCAAAATCCACTATCTGAAATCCAGACACATTTGCCCCTCCATACTGAATCTTGGACAAATCTCCATCCACAaagccctgaaacacacacacacacacacacacactttttaataACATAATTCATGCAACTCAAAACTGTGAGCTATTGTATTGTTTGTATCACAAACATGAAttctttaaattctgtcattatttgctcaccattatAATGTTCTAAACCTGtactttatttgtaattattatatttaattattaaaagaaaTGGTGCAATTCTAAAAATAGGAATAGGCCTGCATCAGTTGGCTTCTGCAATGCAAGAAATGGATGTGTAGGATTTAGTTATGATAGGACAGGATTTACCAAAGAAGCTCTTGGCTTTTTGGCACATCAGCACTGGTTTATCATTAGATTCCGGACACTGCAGCAGCTATGTAGGAAACTTAATTTTCCtcaggagaaaaaaaactgaCAGACATTCAAGAAAATGCTTCTTTTGTGTCATCTAAAATGTGCAACTGCATTTTTGtgccacattaaaaaataaatattttgagaataaagtaaaaattctaaaaataaagtattctaagaaaagtgaaaattgtgaaaataaagtcaaaatattttgagaataaatcgaaattatgagaaataaatcgtaataattattttgaggtttaTAGCTTATATTGTGCATGCAAATGGACCGGATTGGGAAGTTTGCAAGACTTTTAACAGATTTCATACAACGTGTCATATACTCACAGAGATAGTATGACTTATTCAGACTTATTAACGTAATTtggactttattctcaaaatattttgactttattctcataattttgactttattctcaaaatattttgactttattctcataaatttgactttattcacaaaatattttgaCAATATTATGGTAGAttttactttattctcaaaatatttcaacattattctcgtatttttgtgacattattctcgtaatttagacttttttcaaaatatctcaattttatattcatattgctatgactttattcttgtcattttaacttttttctcaaaatattactTTATCGTGGTAATCCTGGAttttttaaaatgcctttttctcaaatgctattgTAGAAATGTTACTTTCCTCATGACTTTATTATAATAGCTAATATTACAACATTAATCTCATAATGATGTGACGTAATTGACGTAATTCTAATAATTTTtacttaaatcttaaaatattacaactttattttttaaatgtgattatttggTTAAAAGGCCAGATTTGtttttttggcacaaaaaaaTTGCAAAACTACTTTTTAGAtttagaagacttggaatatattgTATAATCAATATTAGCCATCTACGAGGTGCTTCCTAAACTTTTAGTTTAAGCTTGATGCAACTCCTGCTAACTGTACAATTTAGCTGtgtttgattcattttaaaactttctcctcaaaacactgaatattaaatgGTTTTGGAACAaaaagagggtgagtaaataagtgAGTAAAAATCTTTTTTGTGGAAATTATTTTTCTTAACTGACAgtcgtaaaaaaaaaacttacaaaattTGCAATGATGTAATGATATCCTTTCACATGTCGACCGATCGTGATCACCTAAGGAGAAGCAGGCAAAAAACGTCGTTCACAAGAGCAATTTCATTAAAGTGCCTCATAATGAATGTTAAAGGTGTACGCAGTACATCATCCTTTAACTACATTACTGACCTTACACGTGTGCTGTAATGTGTTTTTAGTGCGTCATTCACCTGCTCCATAATGTCCTTGACTTTGTCCTGTTCACAGTCTAAAATGACTCTCCTCTCCTTCTTGTTCTCCAGGTCCTGAAAGAGGGAGCGATATGCCTCGTCTTTCCACTCATCCTTCAGGTTTCCAACGTTTATGGCTGTTacctgccatttcctctctgctgcAGTGTCCAGCACTGCCTGCAGGGTAGACAGACCTACATAGGGAGACGCACAGCAGTGTGCATGTGAGTGCTCTACATCAAATGTCTTCATAAAATTTTTCATCAATCTGCACAAGCTTTAATTACTTTCCTAAAGTGTAATTGCTTTAAAACCCCACGTCTACTTGCCTCACTGTCTCTTTTTAAATTAGATTCAATCTCAATTACAGTTGCTCTCTTTTTTAACCACTGTTCTACATGAATCAACCACTACTCCAAATTACACCCAGAGACCTCGATGTGAGGAGTATGTTTCTTGCACTAGAAGGGCCCTTGGGACACTTTTTCTCCTTCATTTATCATTTCTCCTACTCGCTCTCTTTATTTCAGCATTCTATCTTTTGGTCATCTGCTCTTTCATACTCCTCTTCTCTCAAGCTTCTCTCCTTACTGCACATCTCTccctcctctccctctctcttatcTCTCTCGGTTGATTTCATATCTAGGTCTTGAGGAGATATTCATTTTGCCGCCTCAAACCAGAGATGCAGCACATCACGGACACTCTAGTCAACAGTGAAAACATTCAGAAAACATTCAGCTATCATAGCCGCAATATCAGAAATTTGAAGACTGTCAAAAAATGTTAGGTAAAATCTTATCGAATATGTCCAAGACTGAGTTACGATATAGTGATAggcaacactttagaatactgtttcttacttactgcaTAACTAATAACGAATTATTGAACTTACAGGTGTTAAGtgttattcattaacacttaactcactactgttaattactaaggaagatgtgttaactaatcactATGTAATACAATTGTATGATTGTGTAAAGTAACAGTTAGTTAATCaataattaatgtattatgtcatacctcctgaagaactactattaattatctactatttaaggttcaagaaaaataactatgaaataactactacTGAACAGTTATATGCAAATAGtcactataataatcaggctgtggaccacaaatcaagtacttgattAAAAGTATATagataccccaataaaatattacgtaatataaaaattataattaggcctattcattttcaaaattacttgagtaaaaggacaagcacaaagtactactacagtagcaactttgttacagTCTACTCATTAGCCTATAATGGAATTTATTagtttgcttctaaatgtttaacttttgattataaaatgtttgttaaattcgtTTAAATGTGGGAAGTATACATGTGAAAATGGAGTAAAATGcgctgtattaagaaatgttttcatCTGAAATAAAGATGGTAAACAAGTTGTATCGTGTATaagtttatgattacttttatagGTTTTTTTAGAGTGTAAGTTTGATTTGAAGTTTTGTTGAGTCAAAATGATGTagcaattattatttactaataggttcacattagaatactgtttcaggttcAGGTTACCTTGAATAGGTAAAtgactttagaataggcctactgTTTCAGGTTTGAAATAGGTCCTgcagaaatattttataattctttattaaggTTCTAAATAATTGTTGCaaaattatctaataattctttattaattactaatgggttcccaatattttcactttagaataggtctTAAGTTCAGGGTAGAAATAAGTcttgcagaattatttgataattctttattaattactaattggttacctgtattttcactttccCTCAGTCCCTTGCCTTACATACAGGAATTAAATGAATGgtaatgtggtatatgctgaggaggcacacatacagtactgtatataaaatataaaaactaaggtaagttattGCAAGGCATTTGAGTGGTGGTGTTCCTATCGGAAGccgatttcttacaaaacacttCACTACACAGGTAAAACCTCTATAAAATTTCTTgcatatttatattgcattttcatactactactactactacaactactacttctactactaataacatttatatgtataacatttatattcacaattcaatgtaattgcatataactgttcagtagtagttactttttttttaaccttaactagtagataattaatagaagttcttcaggaggtatgacagaatgcATTAGTTATTGATAAACTTaactaactgttacttaacacaatcataaaattgtattacatactgattcgttaacacatcttccttagtaattaacagtagtgagttaagtgttcaTTAAAAAttacctgttagttcttcaataattcatTATTAGTTATGCAGTAAGTAAGAAACGGTATTCTAAAGTGATATTTTAGCCCATTTACAATGCTTGTTAAATCTAACTATTTATGTTTTAATAGTTCtcctaatttaattatttaaaagagaTTTATTTCCAATTAGAAAAACCATTGTTTTGACTAAACAGACACTGCAATTGATTCAAAACCTGAACATATCTGAaaactaacaacaacaaaaaacattgtttaattttcTCTAAAATATTTCATTAGCTAGTTATTTATGAGTGTAATATCTATAAAAGAAtgataaaatatagtaataataataattatccagTAATAAAGCTGGATTCCAGTAACAACTGGAAAGGTCAAAATCATTTgtcaaaacatgaaaacattttaatagatGAAAAAGCATTTTTGAGTCATGatctaaaagaagaagaaaaaaaaatcaccctataTATCAATTCACTGAAATGCACAGCAGACACATTGGAAAAATTGCCACTCTTATACTTTTAAGTCCTGAGACAAAAAAAGGATTGTGAAACAAGTCTTGAGGAAACTTAATGGGCAAATAAAAATCTGAACAAAGACTGTATCATGATGCACAGCACTTTTACACTCAATTTGGACAGATAAATTGCTTCTCAAGAGAAACTTCACATCTGGTTAGTTATAGAGGACAGAACCTGCAAAAATAATACATGGATAAGTAAATAAATGGCTGAtagaattaattttaaattaaataattaaatgatgcataaacaaagaaaaataaaatagtgtgactgaaagagagagagcaagagagagagggagaatgaGAAAGAGACTGTAATGTGCTTATCTGTAAGCACTCTCAACTCGCATGCTCTTTCTACAAAGAGGCATTTCACCACAAAGTAATAGGACTATTGATTGAATTCTctagagtatgtgtgtgtgtgtgtgtgtgtgtgtgtgtgcgcgcaagcAGCTCAGAAAGAGCCTtggctgtggaaaaaaaaaaagataaaaaatacatacatttctcaaaagacagagagaaagcgTTTACCTCTGTCGCTGTCATACAGATAGGCAAACTTCTCCCACTTGTAATACTCCACCAGGCTGATGAGAGGACCTTTGATATCAGGCCTCATCTGCAGAACAAACTGGTTTAGCCCATCAGCTGGAAAACTTGGCGTGATGAAGGACACGTGCAGCGTCTCACAGAATGAAGTGATAGTGTTCACCGACTTCTTATCGTAGAAGCCAAAGATGGCATACACTCCTCTGGAAAACTGCGAGCAAACTGAAAACAGTAACAGACATCAATACACAGCaactaaactaactaaaatatTGTAAGATAACAATATATTACAGTTCTGGTCAATACCAATAAATGTCTGACATTagaatttaccttttttttgtcaaaatgataataaatattaattttcagATTTCACATTACACAGAACTAATTTGACATGAAttctattacatttaattaaattatttatattttcataaattaaagTTGTAATGAGAAGTAGCACCATATATTTTCATCTGTTGTAATCTGAGTGAgacagattataaaaaaaatatatatatatatatatatatatatatatatatatatatatatattttgtgcgcTTATTCTTTTTACATATCAGAAAGCAGCCTGTTATTTAATCACGAGATTGAGATTTGATATTCTGCTGATTAAAATGAAACGTATGTATTGATAAATCGTTCACAATGCGATTAAAGTATTAGTctacttccagaataaaaaattcctgataatttactcaccccatatcatccaagatatccatgtctttctttcttcagtcaaaaataaatcaagttaatttctttttgactgaagacagaaagacattaacatcttggatgacatgtgGTGAGTAAATTAGCAAGACCCAAGTGAGCATCAGATGATGCCAGTGGtaatctaaatgcaaaaatgGGGGAAATTAGCATTTacaattatatcatatatatatatatatatatatatatatatatatatatatatatatatatatatatatatatatatatatatatatatatatatatatatatatatatatacacacacacatatacacacacacacacacacacacacacacacacatacacacacacacacagatatatactTTCAAATAAGATTATGGCTGGTAGTGTCTTCAAAATATTGGTTTGCGTTAGAAATAACTATGTGATAATGATTTTTGGATAATCTGAATGAGTTCAATGAATGGGTTTGCTGTATAAATAAAGCACAAATTTCACTTGAATATTTCCTTATAACTTATAATATAATTTGCCTAAAAATGCAACTTTTTGACCACTGAATGTGTAAAGCTCATTGTCACTGGTGTGAGGTCAGTTCTCTTTTCCT is drawn from Carassius gibelio isolate Cgi1373 ecotype wild population from Czech Republic chromosome B1, carGib1.2-hapl.c, whole genome shotgun sequence and contains these coding sequences:
- the gria2a gene encoding glutamate receptor 2a isoform X3 — its product is MILSGLLFPALWGLALGGSPSVQIGGLFPRGADQEYSAFRIGMVQYGTAEFRLTPHIDNLEVANSFAITNCFCSQFSRGVYAIFGFYDKKSVNTITSFCETLHVSFITPSFPADGLNQFVLQMRPDIKGPLISLVEYYKWEKFAYLYDSDRGLSTLQAVLDTAAERKWQVTAINVGNLKDEWKDEAYRSLFQDLENKKERRVILDCEQDKVKDIMEQVITIGRHVKGYHYIIANFGFVDGDLSKIQYGGANVSGFQIVDFDDPLVAKFDQRWEALEEKEYPGADSRIRYTSALTYDAVQVMTEAFRFLHKQRIDISRRGNNGDCLANPAVPWAQGVEIERALKQVRVDGLTGNIQFDQYGRRVNYTVNVMELKNSGPVKIGYWNEVDKMVVTKSDLFPNDTMGMENKTVVVTTILEAPYVMLKKNAELFTDNERYEGYCVDLAAEIAKHCGFKYQLRIVADGKYGARDAETKIWNGMVGELVYGKADIAVAPLTITLVREEVIDFSKPFMSLGISIMIKKPQKSKPGVFSFLDPLAYEIWMCIVFAYIGVSVVLFLVSRFSPYEWHTEEFEDGQLGPSESTNEFGIFNSLWFSLGAFMQQGCDISPRSLSGRIVGGVWWFFTLIIISSYTANLAAFLTVERMVSPIESAEDLAKQTEIAYGTLDAGSTKEFFRRSKIALFDKMWQYMKSAEPSVFVKNTVEGVLRVRKSKGKYAYLLESTMNEYIEQRKPCDTMKVGGNLDSKGYGIATPKGSALRNAVNLAVLKLNEQGLLDKLKNKWWYDKGECGSGGGESKEKTSALSLSNVAGVFYILVGGLGLAMMVALVEFCYKSRAEAKRMKMTFTDAMRSKARLSITGSTGENGRVLTPDFSKAVHAVPYLRPGMAMPLSVSELS
- the gria2a gene encoding glutamate receptor 2a isoform X2; translated protein: MILSGLLFPALWGLALGGSPSVQIGGLFPRGADQEYSAFRIGMVQYGTAEFRLTPHIDNLEVANSFAITNCFCSQFSRGVYAIFGFYDKKSVNTITSFCETLHVSFITPSFPADGLNQFVLQMRPDIKGPLISLVEYYKWEKFAYLYDSDRGLSTLQAVLDTAAERKWQVTAINVGNLKDEWKDEAYRSLFQDLENKKERRVILDCEQDKVKDIMEQVITIGRHVKGYHYIIANFGFVDGDLSKIQYGGANVSGFQIVDFDDPLVAKFDQRWEALEEKEYPGADSRIRYTSALTYDAVQVMTEAFRFLHKQRIDISRRGNNGDCLANPAVPWAQGVEIERALKQVRVDGLTGNIQFDQYGRRVNYTVNVMELKNSGPVKIGYWNEVDKMVVTKSDLFPNDTMGMENKTVVVTTILEAPYVMLKKNAELFTDNERYEGYCVDLAAEIAKHCGFKYQLRIVADGKYGARDAETKIWNGMVGELVYGKADIAVAPLTITLVREEVIDFSKPFMSLGISIMIKKPQKSKPGVFSFLDPLAYEIWMCIVFAYIGVSVVLFLVSRFSPYEWHTEEFEDGQLGPSESTNEFGIFNSLWFSLGAFMQQGCDISPRSLSGRIVGGVWWFFTLIIISSYTANLAAFLTVERMVSPIESAEDLAKQTEIAYGTLDAGSTKEFFRRSKIALFDKMWQYMKSAEPSVFVKNTVEGVLRVRKSKGKYAYLLESTMNEYIEQRKPCDTMKVGGNLDSKGYGIATPKGSALRNAVNLAVLKLNEQGLLDKLKNKWWYDKGECGSGGGESKNASKPCSIETQ